TGTTTGCGCGAGGTTGTGTGAGCGTACACCCTGCATGGCTGATGTCTGCATCGTCCGTCGAATTAGCGCCATGACAGCAACTGAACAAGCCACGCAGTCCGGTTCAGACCTCGACTATGCCCGGTTTCGGGAGGAGGTCGAGTCTTTCGTCAGAGAAAATTGCCCAGCCGACATTCGCCAGATCGTCAAGGATGGTCGCAAGATGCACCGCGAGCCCTGGGCGCGCTGGCAGGCAATACTGTTTCAAAAAGGATGGGGAGCACCCAACTGGCCGATCGAGCACGGCGGAACAGGGTGGGACACTTTGCAGCAGGCAATTTTCAATGAGGTGCTCGCAGAAAACGACTGCCCACCTCAATATCACCACGGCCTGCGTCACATCGGGCCTGTGATTCTGGAGTTTGGCTCAGCTGATCAGAAGGCGCGCTATCTTCCGACGATTCTGGACGGCTCGGAGTGGTGGTGTCAGGGATACTCGGAGCCGAATTCTGGATCTGACCTCGCGTCGCTGCGCACACGTGCCGAGATTCAAGGTGACGAATACGTGGTCACTGGTCAGAAGACCTGGACCTCACACGCCCAGGAAGCCGATTTGATGTACACCCTGGTGCGCACCAAAGAGGACACCAGGAAGCAGATGGGAATCAGCCTGCTTATTATCCCGATGGACAGTCCCGGGATAACGGTGCGCCCCATCCGGACTATTGATGGCTGGCACCACGTCAATGAAGTATTTCTGGACAACGTTCGCGTGCCACTCCAGAACTGCATCGGTGAACAGGACAATGGATGGCGCTACGGCAAGTTTCTGCTCTCTCGTGAGCGGCTGAACTCTGCCAACACTGGCAACCTCAATCAGAGTCTGAGCAGAGTCAGAGAGCTTGT
This sequence is a window from Orrella marina. Protein-coding genes within it:
- a CDS encoding acyl-CoA dehydrogenase family protein, with the translated sequence MTATEQATQSGSDLDYARFREEVESFVRENCPADIRQIVKDGRKMHREPWARWQAILFQKGWGAPNWPIEHGGTGWDTLQQAIFNEVLAENDCPPQYHHGLRHIGPVILEFGSADQKARYLPTILDGSEWWCQGYSEPNSGSDLASLRTRAEIQGDEYVVTGQKTWTSHAQEADLMYTLVRTKEDTRKQMGISLLIIPMDSPGITVRPIRTIDGWHHVNEVFLDNVRVPLQNCIGEQDNGWRYGKFLLSRERLNSANTGNLNQSLSRVRELVETRLTGTVHRRRRESLLTRLIGIEAEIAAVRALGMETIDLAMKGDPITLQPSALKLVSAKLFQYLTETAMEVIGPDAAARMPRAEDASFDGNMEAALWAQNYFYSRVRTIYGGSDEVQKNVIARQIFGD